A single uncultured Acetobacterium sp. DNA region contains:
- a CDS encoding Asp23/Gls24 family envelope stress response protein, whose protein sequence is MKVNSELGYIDITRKAIADIAGNAAMECYGLVGMAHKRGKDGLIEILSGEQANKGVGVTIEDDRLVIDLYVIVEYAIKISVVAENIISNVKYRVEKETSLKVKRISVNVVSVRV, encoded by the coding sequence ATGAAAGTAAATAGTGAGTTAGGATATATTGATATTACCCGAAAAGCAATTGCGGATATTGCCGGAAACGCCGCCATGGAGTGTTATGGCTTAGTAGGCATGGCTCATAAACGTGGGAAAGATGGATTAATCGAAATTCTTTCGGGCGAGCAGGCAAACAAAGGCGTCGGTGTGACCATTGAAGATGACCGCTTAGTGATTGACTTATATGTCATCGTGGAATATGCCATTAAAATTTCAGTTGTTGCTGAAAATATCATTTCCAATGTAAAATATCGGGTAGAAAAAGAAACATCATTAAAAGTGAAACGAATAAGCGTGAATGTTGTAAGCGTGCGTGTATAA
- a CDS encoding DAK2 domain-containing protein — protein sequence MKTQTIDGEMLVKMFRYGAKNLEINKRIVDELNVFPVPDGDTGTNMSLTFSHSVSEFDKIEKRNVYSVAKTASSGALIGARGNSGVILSQLLRGFAEGCKAQEDLDIPSLAGALKLAADVAYKAVMKPTEGTILTVAREMGEFAMANYESYDSLESFMTDVINHGKVTLKKTPEMLPVLKEAGVVDAGGQGLICIVEGALKAFLNEELGVEIEIKKSDLDKFVDDSHMKPEDITFGYCTEFIIKEAAEVDDNELREYLNTLGDSVVVVKDDEIIKVHLHTDNPGLALERAGSLGSLIRIKIDNMREQFSTKGTKSEDAVVPYGFIAVSPGEGLTKLFKDLGVTRVISGGQTMNPSTQDFLNEVDKLNAETIFIFPNNSNIIMAAKQASEISDKHVHVIASKNIPQCIAAMLAFSPEVKPEENESAMSEAINQVATGEVTYAVRDTKINGLKIKKSNIIGITGGEIKFTGKNIKQVTEDLLNDMVTEDSELISIYYGKDVSEEDANMLVEEIAESFEDCDVEMHYGGQPLYYYIVSVE from the coding sequence ATGAAGACCCAGACAATTGACGGTGAAATGCTGGTAAAAATGTTTCGTTATGGGGCGAAAAATTTAGAAATTAACAAACGAATTGTGGATGAGCTCAATGTTTTTCCGGTGCCGGATGGTGATACGGGAACAAACATGTCACTGACCTTCAGTCACTCGGTATCGGAATTTGATAAAATCGAAAAACGTAACGTATACAGTGTTGCTAAAACAGCTTCTTCGGGCGCTTTGATCGGTGCTAGGGGAAATTCAGGGGTTATACTTTCCCAGTTACTAAGAGGGTTTGCCGAAGGCTGCAAAGCTCAGGAAGACCTGGATATCCCTTCATTGGCAGGCGCTTTAAAACTGGCGGCAGATGTGGCCTATAAAGCGGTCATGAAACCAACTGAAGGAACCATTCTCACCGTTGCTCGGGAAATGGGTGAATTTGCCATGGCGAATTACGAATCATATGACAGTCTGGAAAGCTTTATGACGGATGTGATCAATCACGGCAAGGTCACATTGAAAAAAACTCCGGAAATGCTTCCGGTCCTAAAAGAAGCGGGAGTGGTTGATGCCGGTGGACAAGGCCTTATTTGTATTGTGGAAGGTGCCCTGAAAGCGTTTCTGAATGAAGAATTGGGCGTGGAAATTGAGATCAAAAAAAGTGATCTGGATAAATTCGTCGATGATTCTCATATGAAACCCGAAGATATCACCTTTGGTTATTGTACCGAGTTTATCATTAAAGAAGCCGCTGAAGTAGATGACAATGAATTGCGAGAGTACTTAAACACCCTTGGGGATAGCGTTGTTGTGGTTAAAGACGATGAAATCATCAAGGTCCATTTACACACTGACAATCCCGGTTTGGCGTTAGAGCGGGCCGGAAGTCTAGGCAGCTTGATCCGGATAAAAATTGATAATATGCGCGAACAGTTTTCGACTAAGGGGACAAAGTCGGAAGACGCAGTAGTGCCTTATGGATTTATCGCCGTTTCTCCGGGAGAAGGATTAACAAAGCTATTTAAAGATTTAGGCGTAACCCGCGTTATTTCTGGTGGACAGACCATGAATCCCAGTACCCAGGATTTCTTGAATGAAGTGGATAAGTTAAATGCCGAAACCATTTTTATTTTCCCCAATAACAGCAACATCATCATGGCTGCCAAGCAAGCCAGTGAGATCTCGGACAAACATGTTCATGTTATCGCGTCTAAAAATATTCCGCAGTGTATAGCCGCGATGCTGGCATTTTCGCCAGAAGTCAAGCCAGAAGAGAACGAATCGGCTATGTCGGAAGCGATTAATCAGGTTGCTACCGGAGAAGTGACTTACGCGGTCAGAGACACTAAAATAAATGGCTTAAAAATCAAAAAATCAAATATTATTGGTATTACTGGTGGTGAAATAAAGTTTACCGGAAAAAATATTAAACAAGTGACCGAAGACCTATTGAATGACATGGTGACTGAAGATAGTGAGCTGATCTCGATTTATTATGGAAAAGATGTCTCAGAAGAAGATGCCAATATGCTGGTTGAGGAAATTGCCGAAAGCTTTGAGGATTGCGACGTTGAAATGCATTATGGCGGCCAACCATTATACTATTATATTGTATCAGTCGAATAA